The genomic interval GTCTTCTGCCACGTGGAAAATTTTGGCTGTGGAAGAGGAGGTTGGACACCAGTAATGAAGATTGATGGAAACAAGGTATTTAGGGCGCGATTCTCATTTGATATTTGGATTTCGTCTTGCTGGCACTGGCAGTGTTCGCCATTGTAGAGAAGATGAGAATATCATCCAACCTATGAATGAAAGGACCCTTGAAAATAGTTATTCCTCTTCCACTGAAAACGCTTGATCATTAATTAAAGTTATTAGTGTAAAAAAAACCATAACTTCCCTGGGAAAGAGGCGTTttaagttatttgtttttcgGGATTCCGTCAAATTGGATATTCTTCATCACTTGGGAATAAAAAGGTATGTTTCctggataaaaaataaatgccTATAGATTGATTTATTTCGTGTTCTTCGGCAGGTAACTTTTCGTTATGACTCAGAGTATTGGGTCGATAAGAACACCTTCAAACTTGGTGGAGGAAAGACTGGGTTTGATTCACAGGAAACTAAATTACCGACGTACTGGAAcacatctttctctaaaatttGCCTCGGTATGAAGAACGGccagaacaaaacatttattggGATGAACAAACAGGCCGAGTCTCTGTACTCACTGATAGCTGATGGGAATTACCGCAATACGTCACTGGGACGTACCTCGTGGAAGAACCTGATTGGTTCAGATGCATCTTTGCAACAGAATTGTAACATGGAAGGATTTAATGCAGTGAGTAAAGATAGAAATTATGCGAAGGCTAGAATCGGTATCCTTGGCAACAACGAAGAGAATTGCGATTCTAGTGACTCCTGGATTGGGTTTGGTACAGGAGTGGtttataatgaaaatttaacttGTGGTAACTATGCACTAGCCAACCCAGATAATGGTGACAAAACCATAGGCACCATGGGATACATCCTCGTGCAGTGACCCTAGGTTAGGAGAATCCAACGGATGTGGAACTTCGACTTTGATTCACCATTCTTACAAATTGTTCTAAATGACGTCACTGTAGCCATTTGCACAAATTACGCCATACTTAAACTGAAAACAGCTTTCTGAAGAGAAGTGCCATACCAAATTTAGTAGTTTAAGGATTTGTTTCTCCGCTCAGGATCATAGCAGAGATCGAAGAAGTTGCATTATCAGGGATTTTTTGAAGACTTTTTTTATGTCAAATGCAGTAACGTTTCGTGGTTCGAAATTGTTAGAACATCTATGGTTACGACAAGCTGCCTAAAAACTGAAAGCTTATGTATTCTTTAAATTGTGTAAAATTTGATGCTTTTCATTAGGACAATCAATCAAATGCGACTGTA from Pocillopora verrucosa isolate sample1 chromosome 14, ASM3666991v2, whole genome shotgun sequence carries:
- the LOC136278179 gene encoding uncharacterized protein; this translates as MFNVVFVCIVFLPSALISNTLFSQGSNILYREGSSSTVRQRFFVKEEFHYLNVSVVGTSSVYDVLDCTFKCICNPLCFSVNLAASTEADGEAWCELLSSDKYRNSTEYTDSRNAHHLFLKSPCSSSPCQNKATCVTNYKYGSFECLCKEGYVGKYCERAIKSCKEMFDLNELNTNQLVTLIVDSKPLSVFCHVENFGCGRGGWTPVMKIDGNKVTFRYDSEYWVDKNTFKLGGGKTGFDSQETKLPTYWNTSFSKICLGMKNGQNKTFIGMNKQAESLYSLIADGNYRNTSLGRTSWKNLIGSDASLQQNCNMEGFNAVSKDRNYAKARIGILGNNEENCDSSDSWIGFGTGVVYNENLTCGNYALANPDNGDKTIGTMGYILVQ